A region of Tigriopus californicus strain San Diego chromosome 7, Tcal_SD_v2.1, whole genome shotgun sequence DNA encodes the following proteins:
- the LOC131883510 gene encoding bestrophin-1-like — MECLRLQRIFFVLQAHNERSNHAIYVCSIVSPYPSSSFEQFCLSCKNHTRFIPLTFLLGFYVSQVFSRWWMQFSSLCGPDTIAMKLAIYCPGEKSRELKRNFMRYINAAFVITLRAVSKRHRIVFQIWRAWSNKVANFNSANGRITVIAWVNMPLAYTQVLNLFSLMYDLKTYVITTEIFILDGDDRGRGLFVLILFARQVLAPASENFETLGLKNNQQTEWYTVIIVLFEFFFYQGWLKVAESMFNPWGEDDDDFEVGYLWIGIWTSLCSPWTSTTSKPNPILWPNSTNVALREKIAIIENNGDPFPSPKMKALDLKNGNQALYYDPKKESIEMEEIGGDEKA; from the exons ATGGAATGCT TACGTTTGCAACGAATATTCTTTGTGCTCCAAGCCCATAACGAACGTTCCAATCATGCcatatatgtatgtagtattGTGAGTCCTTATCCTTCCAGCTCGTTTGAACAGTTTTGTCTGTCATGCAAGAATCATACCCGATTTATCCCTTTGACGTTCCTCCTGGGTTTCTACGTGTCTCAGGTGTTCTCGCGTTGGTGGATGCAATTTTCCTCATTATGTGGTCCAGACACGATTGCCATGAAATTAGCCATCTATTGTCCTGGCGAGAAATCACGAGAGTTGAAGCGCAACTTCATGCGATACATTAATGCGGCTTTCGTGATCACTCTTCGAGCCGTTTCCAAACGGCATCGCATCGTTTTCCAGATTTGGCGAGCATGGTCAAACAAG GTTGCCAATTTCAATAGTGCCAATGGAAGAATCACGGTCATCGCTTGGGTCAACATGCCCCTGGCGTACACTCAGGTTCTGAATCTGTTCTCACTGATGTATGATCTCAAAACGTATGTTATAACAACAGAGATATTTATTCTAGATGGTGACGATCGCGGTAGAGGCCTATTTGTTCTGATCCTCTTCGCTCGTCAAGTTTTGGCTCCGGCTTCCGAGAACTTTGAGACTTTGGGCCTGAAGAATAACCAACAAACCGAATGGTACACTGTGATCATTGTCCTTTTCGAATTCTTTTTTTACCAAGGCTGGCTGAAGGTGGCTGAATCGATGTTTAATCCCTGGGGtgaagatgacgatgatttCGAGGTTGGCTATCTATGGATCGGCATTTGGAC GTCTCTATGTTCACCGTGGACTTCGACTACATCAAAGCCCAACCCGATCCTTTGGCCGAACTCTACCAATGTTGCCTTACGAGAAAAAATTGCCATCATCGAAAATAATGGCGACCCTTTTCCCTCGCCTAAAATGAAA gctTTGGATttaaagaatggaaatcaagCTTTGTACTACGATCCCAAAAAGGAATCCATCGAAATGGAAGAAATCGGAGGCGATGAGAAAGCATAA